One segment of Streptomyces sp. NA02950 DNA contains the following:
- a CDS encoding N-acetyltransferase translates to MNTKPFTSGLSENAVMITRVADRQWHALDDDLVVGRGHAEHRPDGRLFVSIDAWHDATFDRLAEAMLAELPAPLYTVVDEADVELTAGWRRAGFTIGRREWEYVVPTDPRGTGLEAVLLPSGVTIVPAGQADESLLRAVDRAIRDEVAATVGWKSMPAEVIPRPEGDTIVDPSKYAVAAAPDRYLGLIRVVTVSRPRIGLVAVRAGEQRRGIARALLAHALGTLHRSGFPAARTEVQESNQAASALFEGIGARPMSSNLELVR, encoded by the coding sequence ATGAACACGAAGCCTTTCACATCTGGCCTGAGCGAGAACGCGGTGATGATCACGCGCGTTGCGGACAGGCAATGGCATGCACTGGATGACGACCTGGTGGTTGGCCGCGGGCATGCGGAGCACCGGCCCGACGGACGCTTGTTCGTCAGCATCGACGCCTGGCACGACGCCACCTTCGACCGGCTCGCCGAGGCGATGCTGGCGGAACTGCCAGCGCCGTTGTACACGGTGGTCGACGAAGCCGACGTCGAGCTGACGGCCGGCTGGCGGCGGGCCGGTTTCACGATCGGGCGCCGCGAGTGGGAGTACGTCGTGCCGACCGACCCGCGGGGCACGGGGCTCGAAGCAGTCCTGCTGCCTTCGGGCGTGACGATCGTGCCCGCCGGTCAGGCGGACGAGAGTCTGCTGCGGGCGGTGGACCGCGCGATCCGTGACGAAGTCGCGGCGACGGTCGGGTGGAAGTCGATGCCCGCGGAGGTAATTCCCCGCCCCGAAGGCGACACCATCGTCGATCCGTCGAAGTACGCGGTGGCCGCGGCGCCGGACCGCTACCTGGGTCTGATCCGGGTGGTGACGGTGAGCCGGCCGCGTATCGGGCTGGTCGCGGTCCGGGCCGGCGAGCAGCGCCGCGGCATCGCGCGGGCGCTGCTGGCCCACGCGCTGGGGACGTTGCACCGCTCCGGGTTCCCCGCGGCCCGGACCGAAGTCCAGGAGTCCAACCAAGCAGCCTCGGCGCTGTTCGAGGGCATCGGCGCCCGGCCGATGAGCAGCAACCTGGAGCTGGTGCGATGA
- the pip gene encoding prolyl aminopeptidase, whose product MAELYPPIEPYEHGVLDVGDGNLVYWETCGNPTGKPALVLHGGPGSGAGPFWRRLFDPAAYRIVLFDQRGCGRSTPDAADPQTSLAANTTQHLIADIELLRQRLGIEKWQVIGGSWGVTLALAYAERHPGRVSELVLFSVTNTSRREVEWITRDMGRIFPEEWARFRDTVPERERDGSLVEAYARMLADPDPHVREQAAREWCRWEDVHVSTHRGYTPDPRYEDPRFRLRFARLVTHYWRHAGFLEDGVLLRNAERLAGIPGVMVHGRMDISGPPDVAWRLAQVWPDAELVLISEEGHGLSGEATTHAVLTATDRFRPATGTTRSPAQQPTTPTGPPQNGRPSAGRRGGGGGVRSGGR is encoded by the coding sequence ATGGCCGAGCTCTATCCCCCCATCGAGCCGTACGAACACGGCGTGCTCGATGTCGGCGACGGCAACCTTGTGTACTGGGAGACCTGTGGGAATCCCACGGGCAAGCCCGCCCTTGTCCTGCACGGCGGACCGGGCTCCGGCGCAGGACCGTTCTGGCGTCGGCTGTTCGACCCCGCGGCGTACCGCATCGTGCTCTTCGACCAGCGGGGGTGTGGGCGGAGCACGCCCGATGCCGCCGATCCGCAGACCTCGCTCGCGGCCAACACCACGCAGCATTTGATCGCCGATATCGAGTTGCTGCGGCAGCGCCTCGGCATTGAGAAATGGCAGGTCATTGGCGGCTCCTGGGGCGTGACCCTCGCGCTGGCATACGCCGAGCGGCACCCCGGACGCGTATCCGAGCTGGTGCTCTTCAGCGTCACGAACACCAGTCGCCGTGAGGTGGAGTGGATCACCCGGGACATGGGGCGGATCTTCCCCGAGGAATGGGCCAGGTTCCGTGACACCGTGCCGGAGCGGGAGCGCGACGGCAGCCTGGTAGAGGCATACGCCCGGATGCTCGCGGATCCCGATCCACATGTACGGGAGCAGGCGGCACGGGAGTGGTGCCGGTGGGAGGACGTGCACGTGTCCACCCACCGGGGGTACACACCCGATCCCCGTTACGAGGACCCCCGCTTCCGGCTGCGCTTCGCCCGCCTCGTCACGCACTACTGGCGGCACGCCGGCTTCCTCGAGGACGGTGTGCTGCTGCGCAATGCCGAGAGACTCGCAGGCATTCCCGGCGTGATGGTCCACGGACGGATGGACATCAGCGGGCCGCCGGACGTGGCGTGGCGGCTGGCACAGGTGTGGCCGGACGCGGAGCTCGTATTGATCAGCGAGGAGGGACACGGGCTGTCAGGGGAGGCCACCACACATGCCGTGTTGACGGCCACGGACCGGTTCCGGCCGGCCACGGGTACCACCCGCAGCCCTGCGCAACAGCCCACCACACCGACGGGACCCCCGCAGAACGGGCGACCTTCGGCAGGTCGTCGCGGAGGCGGGGGAGGGGTTCGCAGCGGCGGTCGGTGA
- a CDS encoding DUF4235 domain-containing protein has protein sequence MKAAKIAYKPVGLALGAVSGMAARAAFTQMWKMLGHDEDAPDATDEERSWREVLLAATLQGALFAAVKAAVDRAGATAVRRLTGTWPG, from the coding sequence GTGAAGGCAGCGAAGATCGCCTACAAGCCGGTCGGTCTGGCGCTCGGTGCCGTCAGCGGGATGGCCGCGAGAGCGGCGTTCACGCAGATGTGGAAGATGCTCGGCCACGACGAGGACGCCCCGGACGCCACCGACGAAGAGCGCTCCTGGCGCGAGGTGCTGCTCGCCGCCACGCTGCAAGGCGCACTCTTCGCCGCAGTCAAAGCGGCCGTTGACCGCGCCGGCGCCACGGCCGTCCGCCGCCTGACCGGAACCTGGCCCGGCTGA
- a CDS encoding MarR family winged helix-turn-helix transcriptional regulator, translating into MRKTPDPVAVGTLLRHVLELLDGDVAKVYEEQGLAGYRPRFSPVVRALLTEGPLSVRDLASAAGVTHSAASQTATQRARAGLVTHTPDPRDARRRLIELTPKAHSLLPQIKAEWYATNSAMAELDAELALPLGHLLTEVAEAVHRRPFRDWIAAAYRRS; encoded by the coding sequence ATGAGGAAGACCCCGGACCCCGTTGCCGTCGGGACCCTGCTCCGCCACGTCCTCGAGCTTCTCGACGGAGACGTGGCCAAGGTCTACGAGGAGCAGGGTCTCGCCGGGTACCGGCCCCGCTTCTCCCCCGTCGTACGCGCACTGCTGACGGAAGGTCCACTCTCGGTCCGTGACCTGGCTTCCGCAGCGGGGGTCACGCACTCGGCCGCAAGCCAGACGGCGACCCAGAGGGCCCGCGCGGGCCTGGTCACCCACACGCCCGACCCGCGAGACGCACGCCGCCGACTGATCGAGCTCACACCGAAGGCCCACTCTCTGCTGCCCCAGATCAAGGCGGAGTGGTATGCGACGAACTCGGCCATGGCAGAGCTGGACGCAGAGCTCGCGCTGCCGCTGGGGCATCTGCTGACGGAGGTAGCAGAAGCCGTACACCGACGTCCGTTCCGGGATTGGATCGCGGCGGCCTATCGGCGCTCCTGA
- a CDS encoding MFS transporter, translated as MSTEHAPTAATRHIGLDPVRAAPASYGEVLALPSIRALYGVAFAARLPLTATSVVLTLHVAVGHGRGFAVAGMVGGAFAGGMAVGAPGLGRMVDHFGLRPVLALCGCADAVFWGVGPFLDPRWLALAAIAAGALTLPAFSVVRQALGAMTTPAHRRPAFALDAMSAEVSYIVGPALGSAAALTLPTTVAMWLVGGGFLVTTLALWLLDPPTRDLSGPGGTAAAPRVRSWLGRPMVAALAGAAAAILLQSATELSVVATLTGRGETGWFALTNAVWCAASLVGGFLYGAAARPLPLPVLLGLFAAGPVPVALGGPWWLMTLLLMPAGFFCAPALAAAAERVGRLAPDAARGTATGLHSSAIMAGGAVAGPLTGVLIETASPAVAILAAAGACALVAALASIADRGPTGPVGRRPHR; from the coding sequence ATGAGCACCGAACACGCACCCACTGCGGCCACCCGGCACATCGGACTCGATCCGGTGCGCGCGGCGCCGGCGAGCTATGGCGAGGTGCTGGCGCTGCCCTCGATCCGGGCGCTCTACGGGGTGGCCTTCGCCGCCCGATTACCGCTCACCGCGACCAGTGTCGTGCTCACGCTGCACGTCGCGGTGGGCCACGGTCGCGGGTTCGCCGTGGCCGGGATGGTCGGCGGCGCGTTCGCCGGAGGCATGGCGGTCGGCGCCCCGGGGTTGGGCCGGATGGTGGACCACTTCGGGTTGCGCCCGGTGCTCGCGCTGTGCGGGTGCGCGGATGCGGTGTTCTGGGGCGTCGGCCCGTTCCTGGACCCCAGGTGGCTCGCTCTCGCCGCCATCGCGGCGGGGGCGTTGACGCTGCCGGCGTTCTCGGTGGTACGCCAAGCGCTCGGGGCCATGACCACCCCCGCGCACCGCCGCCCCGCGTTCGCCCTGGACGCGATGTCGGCCGAGGTGTCCTACATCGTGGGGCCGGCCCTCGGCAGCGCCGCGGCTCTCACTCTGCCGACGACGGTGGCGATGTGGCTGGTCGGCGGCGGGTTCCTGGTGACCACGCTCGCGCTGTGGCTGCTGGACCCGCCCACACGCGACCTGTCCGGGCCCGGCGGCACCGCGGCCGCGCCCCGCGTGCGGAGCTGGCTGGGCCGCCCCATGGTCGCGGCGCTCGCCGGGGCGGCGGCGGCGATCCTGCTCCAGTCGGCCACCGAGTTGTCGGTGGTGGCCACGCTGACCGGGCGTGGCGAGACCGGGTGGTTCGCGCTGACGAACGCCGTCTGGTGCGCGGCGTCCCTGGTCGGCGGCTTCCTGTACGGCGCCGCAGCGCGCCCGCTTCCGCTGCCGGTACTGCTCGGGCTGTTTGCGGCCGGGCCGGTGCCGGTGGCGCTCGGCGGACCGTGGTGGTTGATGACGTTGCTACTCATGCCCGCCGGATTCTTCTGCGCGCCCGCACTCGCCGCCGCCGCCGAAAGAGTCGGGCGGCTTGCCCCGGACGCGGCCCGCGGGACGGCGACGGGGCTGCACAGTTCGGCGATCATGGCCGGAGGGGCGGTCGCGGGCCCGCTGACCGGTGTGCTCATCGAAACCGCCTCCCCGGCGGTGGCGATCCTCGCGGCCGCCGGAGCCTGCGCGCTCGTGGCGGCGCTGGCATCGATCGCGGACCGTGGTCCCACCGGGCCAGTGGGGCGACGCCCGCACCGCTGA
- the infA gene encoding translation initiation factor IF-1 has protein sequence MTKNKNVIEVEGKVVECLRSAMFTVELENGHQVLAHISGKIRKNYIKIMLEDRVLVELPPYDLTRGRIVFRYRN, from the coding sequence ATGACGAAGAACAAGAACGTCATCGAAGTCGAGGGCAAGGTCGTCGAGTGCCTGCGCAGCGCCATGTTCACCGTGGAGCTCGAGAACGGCCACCAAGTGCTCGCGCACATCAGCGGGAAGATCCGCAAGAACTACATCAAGATCATGCTGGAAGACCGGGTGCTGGTGGAGCTCCCGCCGTACGACCTGACGCGCGGCCGGATCGTGTTCCGGTACCGGAACTAG
- a CDS encoding cation:proton antiporter — translation MSDVLRWTVFAVLALIIVLATARLGAWLARLLRQPEVVGEISLGLLAGPLLVWAGGTGLRHVLFGDGRWDALNLVAHGGLVLFMVGVGHELTSGATAPRARPLVSTAIGALLAPAALGVGMAVWLQGQGSALRGTAPTPAFTLVLAVSLSVTAVPVLARILIERGQVHTAAARLALGAGALIDLVAWAVLALAIAIAGGGSVPAVLGRIGTLLSIGLLAALLAVALRRVPGGRSRTLSAVLIGVVALGLSLVAKVLGVNEILMALALGLAIPHDGRGGAWCAAVEPVTRVGQALVPVLFFVTGTGVFTSEIDVLPWLATGVALVLAIVGKVGGTYLGARAGGCSPHAALELGVLLNTRGLTELVVLQAAYAAGILPPALYLALVLMTLVTTAMTGPLHARMTRGETAGTETTGTETTRTETTGATTTKRETAA, via the coding sequence ATGTCCGACGTACTGCGCTGGACCGTGTTCGCGGTCTTGGCGCTGATCATCGTGCTTGCCACCGCGCGCCTCGGTGCCTGGCTGGCCCGGCTGCTGCGCCAGCCGGAGGTCGTCGGGGAGATCTCCCTCGGCCTGCTGGCGGGTCCGTTGCTGGTGTGGGCGGGAGGAACCGGGCTCCGCCACGTTCTGTTCGGCGACGGCAGATGGGATGCGCTGAACCTGGTGGCGCACGGCGGGCTCGTACTGTTCATGGTCGGCGTCGGGCACGAGCTCACATCCGGTGCCACCGCACCGAGGGCACGCCCGCTGGTGAGCACGGCGATCGGCGCACTGCTGGCGCCCGCCGCGCTCGGCGTGGGCATGGCCGTGTGGTTGCAGGGGCAGGGCAGCGCCTTGCGCGGTACCGCCCCCACACCGGCCTTCACCCTGGTGCTGGCGGTCTCGCTGAGCGTCACCGCGGTGCCGGTGCTGGCCAGGATTCTCATCGAGCGTGGGCAGGTGCACACCGCGGCGGCGCGGCTGGCCCTGGGCGCGGGAGCGCTGATCGACCTCGTCGCCTGGGCTGTGCTGGCGCTGGCCATCGCCATCGCCGGTGGTGGGTCGGTGCCGGCGGTGCTGGGTCGGATCGGCACCCTGCTGAGCATCGGACTGCTCGCCGCGCTGCTGGCGGTCGCGCTGCGCCGGGTCCCCGGTGGGCGGTCCAGGACGCTGAGCGCCGTGCTCATCGGGGTGGTCGCCCTCGGATTGTCGTTGGTGGCCAAGGTGTTGGGCGTCAACGAGATTCTGATGGCCCTGGCGCTGGGGCTGGCGATTCCCCACGACGGCCGCGGGGGTGCGTGGTGCGCCGCGGTGGAGCCGGTGACGCGGGTGGGCCAGGCGCTGGTGCCGGTGCTCTTCTTCGTGACGGGTACCGGCGTGTTCACCTCGGAGATCGACGTCCTGCCGTGGCTCGCGACCGGGGTCGCGCTCGTCCTCGCCATCGTCGGCAAAGTCGGCGGCACCTACCTCGGTGCCCGCGCGGGCGGCTGCTCCCCGCACGCCGCGCTGGAACTGGGGGTGCTGCTCAACACGCGCGGCCTGACCGAACTGGTCGTCCTGCAGGCCGCCTACGCGGCGGGGATCCTGCCGCCCGCCCTGTACCTCGCATTGGTGCTGATGACGCTGGTGACCACTGCGATGACCGGCCCCCTGCACGCCCGCATGACGCGTGGCGAGACGGCCGGGACCGAAACGACCGGGACCGAAACCACCAGGACCGAAACGACCGGGGCCACGACGACGAAGCGGGAGACAGCGGCATGA
- a CDS encoding class I SAM-dependent methyltransferase produces the protein MPRSVDELLSWIYEPVERDVLAEKYDTWASTYDDDLGAGYRVSPIAAARALARALPGRDSRILDAGAGTGLCGEELHELGWTNVEAVDMSAEMLAVSRRKGVYRDYHRCDLEEDAEFFPAASFDGIVTTGVITRNHAGHRSVRNMDRWLKPDGAVVVAILRDYLESQEELREVFTTVPWTLETVNTVTIFDSTEVGIYTYRKRKPGPQDAER, from the coding sequence ATGCCGCGTAGCGTCGATGAACTCCTCTCCTGGATCTATGAGCCGGTGGAGCGCGACGTCCTCGCGGAGAAGTACGACACATGGGCGTCCACCTACGACGACGACCTTGGGGCCGGCTATCGCGTCTCACCGATCGCGGCCGCACGCGCTCTCGCTCGCGCACTCCCCGGTCGGGACAGCCGTATCCTCGACGCGGGTGCAGGCACGGGATTGTGCGGAGAGGAACTGCACGAGCTCGGCTGGACGAACGTCGAAGCGGTGGACATGTCCGCCGAGATGCTCGCGGTGTCACGTCGCAAAGGTGTGTACCGCGACTACCACCGCTGCGACTTGGAGGAGGACGCTGAATTCTTCCCGGCCGCGAGCTTCGACGGAATCGTGACCACGGGCGTCATCACGCGCAACCACGCGGGACACCGTTCAGTGCGCAACATGGACAGGTGGTTGAAACCGGACGGGGCCGTGGTCGTCGCGATCCTGCGGGACTACCTCGAGTCACAGGAAGAACTCCGTGAAGTGTTTACGACGGTGCCTTGGACCCTCGAAACGGTCAATACCGTCACGATCTTCGACTCCACCGAAGTCGGCATCTACACCTACCGCAAGAGGAAGCCAGGACCCCAGGATGCGGAACGCTGA
- a CDS encoding cyclopropane-fatty-acyl-phospholipid synthase family protein, with amino-acid sequence MFTEQDTEQYYDHKDDLYRSFWDPAGGLHYGYFPDPTAERSQSTAEQLLTAFRDWDEELLARSGITGSSTVLDVGCGNGTTSVWLARHTGCQVTGIDLSQVRTDNARRLGETNPDARVTFRKASATDIPYSDGAFSHAWSQATLYHVHERSRALAEVHRVLRDDGVFAFDDLTTPRTPVGPTSQRLIYDRLLFEPTFSAEQYVARLAGAGFEVEDTIDLSRHLKGTYELLVKQVTALAPELAVPYQAMIDGIDAGEVGWSGFTCRKVARHAA; translated from the coding sequence TTGTTCACCGAACAGGATACGGAGCAGTACTACGACCACAAGGACGATCTGTACAGGTCCTTCTGGGATCCGGCGGGAGGCTTGCATTACGGCTACTTCCCCGATCCAACCGCTGAGCGGTCACAGAGCACAGCCGAGCAGCTCCTCACCGCCTTCCGCGACTGGGATGAGGAGTTGCTCGCGCGGAGCGGGATCACCGGGAGCTCCACCGTGCTGGACGTCGGTTGCGGAAACGGCACCACGTCGGTCTGGCTGGCGCGGCACACCGGGTGTCAGGTGACCGGCATCGACCTCAGTCAGGTCCGGACCGACAACGCACGACGCCTGGGCGAGACGAATCCCGATGCACGGGTGACGTTCCGAAAGGCGTCCGCGACGGACATCCCGTACTCCGACGGGGCGTTCTCGCACGCGTGGAGCCAGGCCACCCTCTACCACGTGCACGAGCGCTCGCGTGCGCTCGCGGAGGTGCACCGCGTGCTCCGGGACGACGGTGTGTTCGCCTTCGACGACCTCACCACGCCGCGAACGCCGGTCGGCCCCACGTCCCAGCGGCTCATTTACGATCGCCTGCTCTTCGAGCCGACGTTCAGCGCGGAGCAGTACGTCGCGCGCCTTGCCGGTGCCGGATTCGAGGTGGAGGACACCATCGACCTGAGCCGGCATCTCAAGGGCACCTACGAGCTGCTGGTGAAGCAGGTGACCGCATTGGCTCCCGAACTCGCGGTCCCGTACCAGGCCATGATCGACGGGATCGACGCGGGAGAAGTCGGATGGTCCGGCTTCACATGCCGAAAGGTGGCCCGACATGCCGCGTAG
- a CDS encoding phage holin family protein, protein MSELVQRASQQLTELVRGEMKLAQAEMKEKGKRYGKGGGLFGGAGIVGFLMLQALVATAIAALAVPLPVWAAALIVTAVLGVIAAVMAMSGKKQVDQAAPPAPEQTIENVKADVAEIKGSAHR, encoded by the coding sequence GTGAGCGAGCTGGTGCAGCGCGCCTCGCAGCAGCTGACCGAGCTGGTGCGCGGCGAGATGAAGCTGGCGCAGGCGGAGATGAAGGAGAAGGGCAAGCGCTACGGCAAAGGCGGTGGTCTGTTCGGCGGCGCCGGCATCGTCGGCTTCCTGATGCTGCAGGCGCTGGTCGCCACCGCGATCGCCGCGCTGGCCGTGCCGCTGCCGGTGTGGGCGGCGGCGCTGATCGTCACGGCGGTGCTGGGTGTGATCGCCGCGGTGATGGCCATGAGCGGAAAGAAGCAGGTCGACCAGGCCGCACCGCCCGCGCCCGAGCAGACGATCGAGAACGTGAAGGCCGACGTGGCCGAGATCAAGGGGAGTGCCCACCGATGA
- a CDS encoding DUF3618 domain-containing protein — translation MTQSPHDKPTAAGTEELREQVEQTRTKLGQTVQELATRTDIKTRAQEKAAEVKGEAAAKADELKEHAAVKAGELKAKAADLAHQAQDKLPDPVKDKAAQAAEQARASAIQAGLIWQEKAPEPMRQKAAQGARLARGNRKMLLAAVGAAVLVWLARRRKG, via the coding sequence ATGACCCAGTCGCCTCACGACAAGCCCACCGCCGCCGGCACCGAGGAGCTGCGCGAGCAGGTCGAGCAGACCCGGACCAAGCTCGGGCAGACGGTCCAGGAGCTGGCGACCAGGACCGACATCAAGACGCGCGCCCAGGAAAAGGCCGCCGAGGTCAAGGGAGAGGCTGCCGCAAAGGCCGACGAGCTGAAGGAGCATGCCGCGGTCAAGGCCGGCGAACTGAAGGCGAAGGCCGCCGACCTCGCACACCAGGCGCAGGACAAGCTGCCCGACCCGGTCAAGGACAAAGCCGCGCAAGCCGCCGAGCAGGCCCGTGCGAGTGCGATCCAGGCCGGGCTGATCTGGCAGGAGAAGGCGCCGGAGCCTATGCGACAGAAGGCAGCCCAGGGAGCACGGCTGGCGCGGGGCAACCGCAAAATGCTGCTGGCGGCAGTGGGTGCGGCCGTTCTGGTGTGGCTGGCCCGCCGCCGGAAGGGGTGA